From a region of the Actinopolymorpha singaporensis genome:
- the leuS gene encoding leucine--tRNA ligase, with protein sequence MSEPSRDGHAAADTYDFHTIQGKWLPVWQRMDPFRADRLAGDDPAAQPDTRERRYLLDMFPYPSGDLHMGHGEAYAFGDLLARYWFQRGYNVLHPIGWDAFGLPAENAAIRRNAHPAEWTYANIDTQAESFKRYAVSFDWSRRLQTCDPAYYRWTQWLFLRLYERGLAYRKASYVNWCPTDQTVLANEQVIAGNCERCGSPVTKRELTQWYFKITDYAQRLLDDMEPLEGHWPERVLSMQRNWIGRSEGAYVDFAVEGREEPVTVFTTRPDTLFGATFFVVAPESKLAAELVTADQREAFETYLEEVKRTTEIERLSTEREKTGVFLGVHAVNPVNGQRIPIYAADYVLADYGTGAIMAVPAQDQRDWDFARRYDLPIVRTVQPPADFEGEAFVGDGPAVNSANAEVSLDGLGVDEAKTTIISWLESKGLGRGAVTFRLRDWLVSRQRYWGAPIPIVHCSTCGEVPVADEQLPVELPDLRGADLSPKGTSPLAAASDWVEVDCPKCGGTARRDTDTMDTFVDSSWYYLRYCSPNDEERPFDPDDVRRWMPVDQYVGGVEHAILHLLYSRFFVKVLHDLGVLDFTEPFKALLNQGQVINQGKAMSKSLGNGVDLGEQLAMYGVDAIRLTMVFAGPPEDDIDWADLSPAGSLRFLQRAWRVAGDVTSELGADPADGDRALRKVTHAVIKEVTEHVESFKFNVAVARLMELVNAVRKAIDSGPGPADPAVREAAEALAVMLSLVAPYTAEDMWERLGHEPTVALVGWPTYDADLAAAETLTAVAQVAGKLRDKFEVSPDISEDELRQLALASERVQSALAGREIRKVIVRAPRLVNIVPG encoded by the coding sequence ATGAGCGAACCCAGCCGAGACGGCCACGCCGCGGCGGACACCTACGATTTCCACACCATCCAGGGCAAATGGCTGCCGGTGTGGCAGCGGATGGACCCGTTCCGGGCCGACCGGCTCGCGGGTGACGACCCGGCGGCGCAACCCGACACCCGCGAGCGGCGCTACCTGCTCGACATGTTCCCGTACCCCTCCGGCGACCTCCACATGGGCCACGGCGAGGCGTACGCCTTCGGTGACCTGCTGGCCCGCTACTGGTTCCAGCGCGGCTACAACGTCCTGCACCCGATCGGCTGGGACGCGTTCGGGCTGCCGGCGGAGAACGCCGCTATCCGGCGCAACGCCCACCCCGCCGAGTGGACGTACGCCAACATCGACACCCAGGCGGAGTCGTTCAAGCGGTACGCCGTCTCCTTCGACTGGTCCCGGCGGCTGCAGACCTGCGACCCGGCCTACTACCGCTGGACGCAGTGGCTGTTCCTGCGCCTGTACGAACGCGGCCTGGCCTACCGCAAGGCGTCCTACGTCAACTGGTGCCCGACCGACCAGACGGTGCTGGCCAACGAGCAGGTGATCGCCGGCAACTGCGAGCGCTGCGGCTCGCCGGTCACCAAGCGTGAGCTGACGCAGTGGTACTTCAAGATCACCGACTACGCCCAGCGGCTGCTCGACGACATGGAGCCGCTGGAGGGCCACTGGCCCGAGCGCGTGCTGAGCATGCAGCGCAACTGGATCGGCCGGTCCGAGGGCGCCTACGTCGACTTCGCCGTCGAAGGACGCGAGGAGCCGGTCACCGTCTTCACCACCCGGCCGGACACCTTGTTCGGCGCGACGTTCTTCGTGGTGGCGCCGGAGTCGAAGCTGGCGGCCGAGCTGGTGACGGCTGACCAGCGGGAGGCGTTCGAGACCTACCTCGAAGAGGTCAAGCGCACAACCGAGATCGAGCGGCTGTCCACCGAACGCGAGAAGACCGGCGTCTTCCTCGGCGTACACGCGGTCAACCCGGTCAACGGCCAGCGGATCCCGATCTACGCCGCCGACTACGTGCTGGCCGACTACGGCACCGGGGCGATCATGGCGGTCCCGGCGCAGGACCAGCGCGACTGGGACTTCGCCCGGCGGTACGACCTGCCGATCGTTCGCACGGTGCAACCGCCGGCCGACTTCGAGGGGGAGGCCTTCGTCGGTGACGGGCCGGCGGTCAACTCCGCCAACGCCGAGGTGAGCCTGGACGGTCTCGGCGTGGATGAGGCGAAGACGACCATCATCTCCTGGCTGGAGAGCAAGGGCCTCGGGCGTGGTGCGGTGACGTTCCGGCTGCGCGACTGGCTGGTGTCGCGGCAGCGTTACTGGGGTGCACCGATCCCGATCGTGCACTGCTCCACCTGCGGGGAGGTGCCGGTCGCCGACGAGCAGCTGCCGGTGGAACTACCCGACCTGCGTGGTGCCGACCTGTCCCCGAAGGGCACCTCGCCGCTGGCGGCCGCAAGCGACTGGGTCGAGGTGGATTGCCCGAAGTGTGGTGGGACGGCGCGCCGGGACACCGACACGATGGACACCTTCGTCGACTCCTCGTGGTACTACCTGCGTTACTGCTCACCGAACGACGAGGAGCGTCCGTTCGACCCCGACGACGTTCGCCGGTGGATGCCGGTCGACCAGTACGTCGGCGGTGTGGAGCACGCGATCCTGCACCTGCTGTACAGCAGGTTCTTCGTCAAGGTGCTGCACGACCTGGGCGTGCTCGACTTCACCGAACCGTTCAAGGCGCTGCTCAACCAGGGCCAGGTCATCAACCAGGGCAAGGCGATGAGCAAGTCGCTGGGCAACGGTGTCGACCTGGGTGAGCAGCTCGCGATGTACGGCGTGGACGCGATCCGGCTGACGATGGTGTTCGCCGGTCCGCCCGAGGACGACATCGACTGGGCCGACCTGTCGCCGGCGGGTTCGCTGCGCTTCCTGCAGCGCGCCTGGCGGGTGGCCGGCGACGTGACGAGCGAGCTGGGTGCCGACCCGGCCGACGGTGACCGCGCGCTGCGCAAGGTCACCCACGCGGTGATCAAGGAGGTCACCGAGCACGTCGAGTCGTTCAAGTTCAACGTCGCGGTCGCCCGGCTGATGGAGTTGGTCAACGCCGTACGCAAGGCGATCGACTCAGGACCCGGCCCGGCCGACCCCGCGGTGCGGGAGGCGGCGGAGGCGCTCGCGGTGATGCTCAGCCTGGTCGCGCCGTACACCGCCGAGGACATGTGGGAACGCCTCGGTCACGAGCCGACGGTGGCGTTGGTGGGCTGGCCGACCTACGACGCCGACCTTGCTGCGGCGGAGACGCTGACCGCGGTGGCTCAGGTCGCCGGGAAGCTGCGGGACAAGTTCGAGGTGTCTCCGGACATCTCCGAGGACGAGCTGCGTCAACTCGCCCTTGCCTCCGAGCGGGTGCAGAGCGCGCTGGCCGGCCGGGAAATCCGCAAGGTGATCGTGCGGGCACCGCGGCTGGTCAACATCGTCCCGGGCTAG